GGCGCCGTCGATCGCGGCCGCCTCGTACAGCTCCGCCGGGATGTTCTGCAGCGCGGCCAGGAAGAGGATCATGTAGAAACCGGACTGCAGCCACAGGCGGGCGGTGACGATGACGAACCAGTACCAGGGCGGGCTGGGGTTGGACAGCCAGGCGATGTTGTCGACCCCGAACCAGCCGATGACCGTGTTCATCAGGCCGAAGCGGACGCCGCTGAAGATGGACATCTTCCAGATCAGCGCCGCCGCGACATAGCTGCACGCGGTCGGCAGGAAGAACACGGACCGGAAGAACGCCCGCATGAACCGGAGCCGGTTCACCAGCAGGGCGAGGCCCAGCGACAACGCCCAGGTGGTGGGCACGATGAACGCGGCGAAGACGGTGAACGTGCCGAGCGAGCCGACGAAGCCGGGGTTCGTCAGCATGTACGTGTAGTTGTCGAAGCCGATGAACTTGCTCGGCGTGACGGTGAAGCGCGCCTCGAAGAAGCTGAGGTAGATGCTCCAGCCGATCGGGACGTAGACGAAGATCATCAGCCCGGCGAGGAACGGGCCGATGAAGAGCCAGAAGTTGAAGGTGCGGTTGCCCCGCAGACCCCGCCGCCGCTTGGCCGGAGTGGCCTTCGCCGGGGCGGGGCTCGCGAGGTCGCGTGTCGTGGTCGTCGACATGTCCGGTCCGTCCCGGCCTATCCGAACAGCTTCTTGAGCTCGCGGTTCACGGCCGTGTCGGCCTTGTCGAGCGAGGCCTCCGGGTCACCGCCCTTGCGGACGGAGTTGGCGAAGACGTCCTCCAGCGC
The nucleotide sequence above comes from Streptomyces sp. N50. Encoded proteins:
- a CDS encoding sugar ABC transporter permease, translating into MSTTTTRDLASPAPAKATPAKRRRGLRGNRTFNFWLFIGPFLAGLMIFVYVPIGWSIYLSFFEARFTVTPSKFIGFDNYTYMLTNPGFVGSLGTFTVFAAFIVPTTWALSLGLALLVNRLRFMRAFFRSVFFLPTACSYVAAALIWKMSIFSGVRFGLMNTVIGWFGVDNIAWLSNPSPPWYWFVIVTARLWLQSGFYMILFLAALQNIPAELYEAAAIDGAKPGWQTFRYITLPQLRATSTAVILLLLIAAYQAFDEFFNLLSKTTWGRPPLVELYNIALGENQDYGAGSAGAVILTVLIIIVTLFQGKLMGFGRGEEAK